A DNA window from Leptolyngbya sp. KIOST-1 contains the following coding sequences:
- a CDS encoding DUF2237 family protein, protein MTTATNVLGTALAPCCTAPMTGFYRDGYCSTGAGDMGVHVVCAEMTAEFLAFTKAQGNDLSTPVPAFQFPGLKPGDRWCLCAARWQEALEAGVAPPVILEATHAAAVEHVSLTDLKHHAIAKN, encoded by the coding sequence ATGACGACCGCCACCAATGTCCTGGGCACCGCCCTGGCTCCCTGCTGCACCGCACCCATGACCGGCTTCTACCGCGACGGCTACTGCAGTACCGGCGCCGGGGACATGGGGGTTCACGTGGTGTGCGCCGAGATGACAGCAGAATTTCTAGCCTTCACCAAAGCCCAGGGCAATGACCTGTCTACCCCTGTACCGGCCTTTCAGTTCCCGGGGCTCAAACCGGGCGATCGCTGGTGTCTGTGCGCCGCCCGCTGGCAGGAGGCCCTGGAAGCGGGCGTTGCTCCCCCGGTGATTCTGGAGGCCACCCACGCCGCCGCCGTCGAGCATGTCTCTCTGACCGATCTCAAACACCATGCGATCGCCAAAAATTAA
- a CDS encoding PD40 domain-containing protein, translated as MMRPSVAVFTTGLMAFSLTTAQAADLSFVTPEGLFRLGTEGGDRQTLLPEGDRLVNALAWSRDGERLAVVQNYGDVYRLEPGGDAPQLVFTSDCQRPPTLDLAWQSGGDLVILQRCPSPIAGELGQVKLFLSPASGGLTPLDVAPATLESDMYLAPDGRQVAYVAGQHIFVAALDGSRPRRITQTPGTYGAAGSPLAWSPDGTRLAFYEGNYPFQRLNVVRIDGSDRRVLTPAPNFQIYRSRVLWSPDGRYIAFFQPVNPPFSNQEVVALVNVNTAETQVLTRPGFYDALSWAPNSQQLVLASGAQTGAQILFRLDLVDQEFTPLTTQPLQNILDSQWSSTGDWIAFTATPPDDALGTLVLHQVRPDGTDLRSLTRIDEYVYPFAWVPVSLAPGTQGLSEAP; from the coding sequence GTGATGCGACCCTCCGTGGCGGTGTTTACCACTGGGCTAATGGCCTTTAGCCTGACGACAGCCCAGGCGGCCGATCTGTCGTTTGTCACCCCCGAGGGGCTGTTTCGCCTGGGAACGGAAGGGGGCGATCGCCAAACTCTGCTGCCCGAGGGCGATCGCCTGGTCAATGCCCTGGCCTGGTCGCGGGATGGGGAGCGGCTGGCGGTGGTGCAAAACTATGGCGACGTCTATCGCCTGGAGCCGGGGGGCGATGCCCCGCAACTGGTCTTTACCAGCGATTGCCAGCGGCCGCCCACCCTCGATCTGGCCTGGCAAAGCGGTGGTGATCTAGTCATTCTTCAGCGTTGCCCTTCCCCGATCGCTGGAGAACTGGGCCAGGTCAAGCTTTTCCTCAGCCCGGCCAGCGGAGGGCTCACCCCCTTGGATGTCGCCCCTGCAACCCTGGAGTCCGATATGTACCTAGCCCCCGATGGGCGTCAGGTGGCCTACGTGGCCGGACAACATATCTTTGTTGCGGCCCTGGACGGCAGCCGACCACGCCGGATTACCCAAACCCCCGGCACCTACGGCGCGGCGGGCAGCCCCCTGGCCTGGTCGCCGGATGGGACTCGGCTAGCCTTTTACGAGGGCAACTACCCCTTCCAGCGGCTCAATGTGGTACGGATAGACGGGAGCGATCGCCGGGTGCTGACCCCTGCGCCCAACTTTCAAATCTATCGCAGTCGGGTGCTGTGGTCGCCCGATGGCCGCTACATCGCCTTTTTCCAACCGGTTAATCCGCCCTTTAGCAACCAGGAAGTGGTCGCCCTGGTCAATGTCAACACCGCCGAAACCCAGGTGCTGACCCGGCCTGGTTTTTACGATGCCCTCAGCTGGGCCCCCAACAGTCAGCAGCTGGTGCTGGCCTCCGGGGCGCAGACCGGAGCGCAGATCTTGTTTCGCCTCGATCTAGTCGATCAGGAGTTTACCCCCCTCACTACCCAGCCCTTGCAGAACATTCTGGACAGCCAGTGGTCGTCGACTGGGGACTGGATTGCGTTTACCGCTACCCCGCCCGACGATGCCCTCGGTACCCTGGTGCTGCACCAGGTGCGCCCCGACGGCACCGACCTCCGGTCCCTCACCCGCATCGATGAATACGTCTACCCCTTTGCCTGGGTTCCTGTGTCCCTAGCCCCAGGAACCCAAGGGCTGAGTGAGGCTCCCTAG
- the dusA gene encoding tRNA dihydrouridine(20/20a) synthase DusA — protein sequence MKLNPGQSEAAAAIEVPISIAPMMDRTDRHYRYAMRQITRHTLLYTEMVTAQAIVHGDRDHLLGFTSAEKPLVLQVGGDDPQMLATCARAAADFGYDAINLNVGCPSDRVRSGNFGACLMAQPERVADGVAAMMAASPLPVSVKHRIGIDDRDRYEDMVHFVDVVAQTGCRHFTVHARKAWLQGLSPKDNRTVPPLRYGDVHRLKQAFPHLWVEINGGFTTLDQVAAQLGSVDGVMVGRAAYDHPYLFAAVDQRFFAAGEPPLSRQQVVEALLPYIDHWVGRGLKLNKITRHLLMLFAGQPGSRLWKQILTEQSCKPGAGVEVVQRALAAVQRQGEIQTQLGSLTQPLGSWG from the coding sequence ATGAAACTTAACCCAGGCCAATCTGAAGCGGCAGCGGCGATCGAGGTGCCCATCAGTATTGCGCCGATGATGGATCGCACCGATCGCCACTACCGCTACGCGATGCGGCAGATCACCCGGCACACCCTGCTCTACACGGAGATGGTGACGGCCCAGGCCATTGTGCACGGCGATCGCGACCACCTGCTGGGCTTTACCTCCGCCGAAAAACCGCTGGTGCTGCAGGTGGGTGGCGACGACCCGCAGATGCTAGCCACCTGCGCCCGGGCGGCCGCCGACTTTGGCTACGACGCCATCAATTTGAATGTGGGCTGCCCCAGCGATCGCGTCCGCAGCGGCAACTTTGGGGCCTGCTTGATGGCTCAACCGGAGCGGGTGGCCGACGGGGTGGCGGCGATGATGGCGGCTAGCCCCCTGCCGGTCAGCGTCAAGCACCGAATTGGGATAGACGATCGCGATCGCTACGAGGACATGGTGCACTTCGTCGATGTCGTGGCTCAGACCGGCTGTCGGCACTTCACGGTTCACGCCCGTAAGGCATGGCTCCAAGGGCTCAGCCCCAAGGACAACCGCACCGTGCCCCCCCTGCGCTATGGCGATGTCCACCGCCTGAAGCAGGCGTTTCCTCACCTGTGGGTTGAAATTAACGGCGGTTTCACCACCCTTGACCAGGTGGCTGCCCAGTTGGGTTCGGTGGATGGCGTCATGGTTGGGCGAGCCGCCTACGACCATCCCTACCTGTTTGCAGCGGTTGATCAGCGCTTTTTTGCCGCTGGCGAGCCTCCCCTGAGCCGTCAGCAGGTGGTGGAAGCCCTACTGCCCTACATCGACCACTGGGTGGGCCGGGGCCTCAAGCTGAACAAAATTACTCGCCACCTGCTGATGTTGTTTGCCGGACAGCCCGGCAGCCGCCTGTGGAAGCAGATTTTAACCGAGCAGTCCTGTAAGCCGGGGGCCGGGGTGGAGGTGGTGCAGCGGGCCCTGGCGGCGGTACAGCGGCAGGGCGAGATTCAAACTCAGCTAGGGAGCCTCACTCAGCCCTTGGGTTCCTGGGGCTAG